A single window of Pseudarthrobacter defluvii DNA harbors:
- a CDS encoding glycosyltransferase, translating to MTPTAVGGEAPRHPATHGNNRIQQIAVVIPVYNEEQHLERALTAVQSAADRAERELPGVAVQVVVVLDSCTDRSAAIAAAVAGEDVRFVVLPASFRSVGKSRQAGVGTALGNVRSSSTGDGLAGMSLRGVWLANTDADSCVPPHWLVRQLELAALGFDVVLGTVQPDPHGMHHELLARWHARHAGTEDHSHVYGANLGVRASSYLAAGGFPGVDFDEDQALVNRLRSSGAGIAATDTTRVLTSGRTVGRAPRGFAAYLLALARP from the coding sequence ATGACGCCGACCGCTGTTGGGGGAGAGGCTCCGAGGCACCCGGCAACCCACGGCAACAACAGAATCCAGCAGATTGCCGTTGTCATTCCCGTATACAACGAGGAGCAGCACCTGGAACGTGCGCTCACCGCAGTCCAAAGTGCGGCCGACCGGGCGGAGCGGGAACTTCCCGGTGTGGCGGTGCAGGTGGTGGTGGTCCTGGATAGCTGCACCGACCGGTCCGCGGCGATAGCTGCGGCAGTCGCCGGGGAGGACGTGCGGTTTGTGGTCCTGCCGGCGAGCTTCCGAAGTGTGGGAAAGAGCAGGCAGGCCGGGGTCGGTACGGCCTTGGGGAACGTAAGAAGTTCTTCCACCGGCGACGGGTTGGCGGGCATGTCCCTGCGCGGGGTTTGGCTCGCCAACACAGATGCCGATTCCTGCGTGCCTCCACACTGGCTGGTGCGGCAACTGGAACTGGCTGCACTCGGTTTCGATGTTGTCCTTGGCACGGTGCAGCCGGACCCCCATGGCATGCACCACGAGCTGTTGGCCCGCTGGCATGCGCGGCACGCCGGCACCGAGGATCACTCCCATGTGTACGGCGCCAACCTTGGAGTCCGTGCCTCTTCCTACCTCGCTGCAGGTGGCTTCCCCGGCGTCGATTTCGATGAAGACCAGGCGCTGGTCAACAGGCTTCGAAGCAGCGGCGCGGGCATTGCGGCCACCGACACCACACGGGTCCTCACATCAGGACGGACTGTGGGGCGGGCGCCGCGGGGCTTCGCCGCATACCTCCTGGCGCTGGCCAGGCCATAG
- a CDS encoding thiamine-binding protein, whose product MLLAFSVAPSGIPSEGSRPGDASVHDAVAAAVKIVRESGLPNQTDSMFTTIEGEWDEVFDVVKRATEAVARYGSRVSLVIKADIRPGYSGELTAKVDRLEHALAQKP is encoded by the coding sequence ATGTTGCTTGCATTTTCTGTTGCTCCTTCAGGCATTCCCAGTGAAGGCTCCCGGCCTGGCGATGCCTCAGTGCACGACGCCGTCGCCGCCGCGGTGAAGATTGTCCGGGAGTCCGGGCTCCCCAACCAGACGGATTCCATGTTCACCACCATTGAGGGCGAGTGGGACGAAGTGTTCGACGTCGTAAAACGTGCCACCGAGGCAGTGGCACGCTACGGAAGCCGCGTCTCGCTGGTGATCAAGGCAGACATCAGGCCCGGATACAGCGGTGAGTTGACGGCGAAGGTGGACCGCCTGGAGCACGCCCTGGCACAGAAACCTTAA
- a CDS encoding O-methyltransferase: MFEHKPRPEWIATEEFLSNTVVHPDAAVQQAISAAAEAGMPPIEVAPNSGKLLKLLVQLSGAHRILEIGTLAGYSTIWMGRGLPRSGTLVTCEYLPQHAEVAWANIDAAGLGERVEIRLGPALDTLAALEEEEREPFDFIFIDADKQNNSRYLDWAVRLGKPGAVVVLDNTIWEGAVLDPDIDPVNAPGIIDALKLLGAHPRLDATVIQTVGSKGWDGFALARILPQNSK; this comes from the coding sequence ATGTTCGAGCACAAACCCCGGCCGGAATGGATTGCCACTGAGGAGTTCCTGTCCAATACGGTGGTGCATCCGGACGCTGCGGTGCAGCAGGCCATCAGCGCTGCCGCGGAAGCTGGAATGCCGCCCATCGAAGTGGCGCCGAACTCCGGGAAGCTCCTGAAGCTCCTGGTCCAGCTGTCCGGTGCGCACCGGATCCTGGAGATCGGGACGCTCGCGGGCTACAGCACCATTTGGATGGGTCGGGGACTTCCGCGCAGCGGCACATTGGTCACTTGCGAGTACCTGCCCCAGCATGCGGAGGTGGCGTGGGCGAACATTGATGCCGCCGGGCTTGGTGAAAGGGTGGAAATCCGGCTCGGCCCTGCGCTGGATACCCTTGCTGCCCTCGAGGAAGAGGAGAGGGAGCCGTTCGACTTCATCTTCATCGACGCGGACAAGCAGAACAACAGCCGTTACCTTGATTGGGCGGTAAGACTTGGCAAGCCCGGTGCCGTCGTCGTCCTGGACAACACCATCTGGGAAGGAGCTGTCCTGGACCCGGACATCGACCCCGTTAACGCGCCCGGAATCATCGATGCCCTCAAGCTGCTTGGTGCCCATCCACGACTTGATGCCACCGTCATCCAGACCGTCGGCTCCAAAGGCTGGGACGGGTTCGCCCTGGCGCGCATCCTTCCGCAGAACAGTAAGTAA
- a CDS encoding CoA transferase, whose product MDAAGTYSPRRWWAGPLDVEGLALHSVEAVAAALNLYAGTPGRFTTTAALTAAAFDSFGHLRIAGRKPEGFAALSGFRRTRDGWIRLHANYPHHEQRLLQALDATSAEGAERQLRSMAALEAETAIQSLGGIAAAVRTRSQWLDSDMGRAAESGPWIAFDFADGATAGLGLEESAVATATAYGTGVREGLPLDHLPLGGLRMLDLTRVIAGPVATRLLAALGADVLRIDPPAFPEIEDQFVDTAFGKRSAEADLALPGSQQELRRLLAAADVVVTGYRHGALDRFGLNPRELLATHPGLAVVTLNSWGRLGPWSALRGFDSIVQAACGIADLYGKENDDGEWRPGALPVQALDHATGYGVAAAAIRILARRRETGTGGAAYLSLARTAEELFSLGNNTELVNNTEKGNNTENSRDTERGKDTASPSELPGPGYRFMDSAYGLLRYVGPPLMNAGQPLDYLSPPPPYGGSPLVWA is encoded by the coding sequence GTGGACGCCGCGGGCACCTATTCCCCGCGCCGCTGGTGGGCAGGACCGCTCGACGTCGAGGGGCTCGCGCTGCATTCGGTGGAAGCCGTGGCAGCTGCCCTGAACCTGTATGCCGGCACGCCTGGCCGTTTCACCACCACGGCTGCCCTCACCGCGGCCGCCTTCGACTCCTTCGGCCACCTGCGCATTGCGGGCCGCAAGCCGGAGGGCTTCGCGGCCCTCTCGGGCTTCCGCCGCACCCGCGACGGCTGGATCCGGCTCCACGCGAACTACCCCCACCATGAGCAGCGGCTGCTGCAGGCCCTGGATGCCACCTCCGCGGAAGGGGCGGAGCGGCAACTCCGCTCTATGGCTGCTCTGGAGGCCGAGACCGCCATCCAAAGCCTGGGAGGCATCGCCGCGGCAGTCAGGACACGCAGCCAGTGGCTCGATTCGGACATGGGACGGGCGGCGGAATCCGGTCCCTGGATCGCCTTCGACTTTGCCGACGGTGCCACGGCCGGTTTGGGGTTGGAGGAGTCTGCGGTGGCAACAGCTACGGCATATGGGACGGGAGTCAGGGAAGGCTTGCCCCTGGATCACCTGCCCCTCGGCGGACTGCGCATGCTGGACCTGACCCGGGTGATTGCAGGCCCCGTTGCCACCCGCTTGCTCGCGGCGCTTGGCGCAGACGTCCTGCGAATTGACCCGCCCGCCTTCCCCGAAATCGAAGACCAATTCGTGGACACGGCATTCGGCAAGCGAAGTGCCGAAGCGGACCTCGCGCTCCCAGGCAGCCAGCAGGAGTTGCGGCGGCTCCTGGCGGCCGCCGACGTGGTGGTCACTGGTTACCGTCACGGGGCCCTGGATCGCTTTGGGCTCAACCCCCGGGAACTGCTGGCCACGCACCCCGGACTGGCAGTGGTCACCCTCAACAGTTGGGGACGCTTGGGGCCGTGGAGCGCTCTGCGCGGGTTCGACAGCATCGTCCAGGCGGCATGCGGAATCGCGGACCTTTACGGCAAGGAGAACGACGACGGCGAATGGCGCCCGGGTGCCCTGCCTGTCCAAGCGCTGGACCACGCCACAGGCTACGGCGTCGCTGCCGCTGCCATCCGGATTCTGGCCCGACGCCGTGAGACGGGGACCGGGGGCGCGGCGTACCTGTCCCTCGCCCGAACCGCCGAGGAACTCTTCTCGCTGGGCAATAACACGGAACTGGTCAATAACACGGAAAAGGGTAATAACACCGAGAACAGCAGAGACACGGAGAGGGGCAAGGACACGGCGAGTCCTTCAGAGCTGCCCGGCCCCGGCTACCGGTTCATGGACAGCGCGTACGGCCTGCTCCGCTACGTTGGCCCTCCGCTGATGAATGCGGGCCAGCCTTTGGACTACCTCTCCCCGCCACCGCCGTACGGAGGCTCGCCGCTCGTCTGGGCGTGA
- a CDS encoding AzlC family ABC transporter permease has translation MKLLASPAVRVGISISIATGLYGISFGALAVTSGLNFWQAMALSLLLFSGGSQFAFIGVVAGGGSGIAAMGAATLLGMRNGIYGMQLNALLRPTGWRKYVGAQLTIDESTATSTGQTDPAEQRRGFWTAGIGVYVLWNLFTAVGALAGSALGDPKQWGLDGAAVAAFLALLWPRLKGREPIAIAAVCAVATVVAVPFVPPGVPILVAAVVAALVGWFSHGRRDEGLEPDVEPYGTHHPGAHHEAASTHNDAAGAGPGMPPPERTDPEAGA, from the coding sequence GTGAAGCTGCTGGCCTCTCCGGCGGTCAGGGTGGGTATTTCCATCAGCATCGCCACCGGCCTGTACGGGATCTCCTTCGGAGCGCTCGCGGTGACGTCAGGGCTCAACTTCTGGCAGGCCATGGCCCTGAGCCTGCTCCTTTTCAGCGGCGGCTCGCAGTTTGCCTTCATCGGAGTTGTGGCCGGTGGCGGTTCGGGCATCGCGGCCATGGGCGCCGCGACCCTCCTGGGCATGCGCAACGGCATCTACGGGATGCAGTTGAACGCGCTGCTGCGGCCCACCGGCTGGCGAAAGTACGTCGGGGCGCAGCTGACCATCGATGAATCCACAGCCACCAGTACCGGCCAGACGGACCCTGCCGAGCAGCGCCGCGGTTTCTGGACAGCAGGAATCGGCGTCTACGTGCTGTGGAACCTCTTCACCGCTGTTGGTGCGCTCGCCGGCAGCGCGTTGGGCGATCCGAAACAGTGGGGGCTTGATGGTGCTGCCGTCGCAGCCTTCCTTGCGTTGCTCTGGCCACGGCTCAAGGGCCGGGAGCCGATCGCCATCGCGGCCGTGTGCGCCGTCGCTACAGTGGTGGCCGTTCCCTTTGTGCCGCCGGGCGTACCCATCCTCGTCGCGGCCGTGGTGGCGGCGCTCGTGGGGTGGTTCAGCCATGGCCGCCGTGACGAAGGCCTGGAGCCCGACGTCGAGCCCTACGGAACCCACCACCCCGGCGCTCACCACGAGGCAGCCAGCACTCATAACGACGCGGCCGGCGCCGGCCCGGGAATGCCGCCTCCGGAACGCACGGATCCGGAGGCGGGCGCATGA
- a CDS encoding PIG-L family deacetylase, with product MVTFSHTDQGTAEEAWAASGLAAAPELPLDPAELAGMRFVVLAAHPDDETLGAGGLMASLAALGAAVEVVLCTAGEGSHPDSPTTKPEQLAHTRLTEFAAALAALGLEGRWTFIGLPDRGLGRHTEAIARAVREAARRLPGDPARLAIVAPYRGDGHGDHDALGAAAADVARQDGHALLEYPIWFWHWATPRNREWQRWLRFHLDEPARGAKKQAMAEHATQVQPLSALPGDEALLSGLFLQHFSRGYEMFAWTAAPISSGRPHSSSDAELVFDGVHDGSEDPWNYSRSWYERRKRALTLAALPAESYERGLEVGCSIGTLTAELATRCRNLLAVDASGTAVRRASQRLENRAGVQVEQRVLPGAWPQGTFDLLVVSEVGYYFAVKELAQLWDRVETSLEPGGILLLCHWRHPINGWELDGDTVHALARQRLGWRTAGLYQERDFVLEVLIAPDNAVTI from the coding sequence ATGGTGACCTTTTCGCATACAGATCAGGGGACCGCCGAGGAAGCGTGGGCCGCAAGCGGACTGGCTGCGGCGCCGGAACTGCCGCTGGATCCGGCCGAACTGGCGGGCATGCGCTTCGTGGTCCTGGCAGCGCATCCTGACGACGAAACGCTGGGGGCCGGCGGGCTCATGGCCTCACTTGCGGCGCTGGGAGCGGCGGTCGAAGTCGTGCTCTGCACAGCGGGGGAAGGGTCGCACCCGGATTCGCCCACCACCAAGCCGGAACAGTTGGCCCATACCCGACTCACTGAGTTCGCAGCCGCCCTGGCCGCCTTGGGACTGGAGGGCCGCTGGACGTTCATCGGGCTGCCGGACCGCGGACTCGGAAGGCACACCGAAGCCATCGCCCGGGCTGTCCGCGAGGCCGCCCGGCGGCTTCCCGGCGATCCGGCGCGGCTTGCCATCGTGGCACCGTACCGCGGTGACGGGCACGGTGACCATGACGCGCTTGGCGCAGCAGCAGCCGACGTGGCGCGGCAGGACGGCCATGCACTGCTGGAATACCCCATCTGGTTTTGGCACTGGGCCACGCCCCGGAACCGGGAATGGCAGCGGTGGCTCCGTTTCCATTTGGATGAACCTGCCCGCGGAGCCAAGAAGCAGGCCATGGCGGAGCACGCAACACAGGTGCAGCCATTGTCTGCTCTTCCCGGCGACGAAGCACTGCTGAGCGGGCTGTTCCTGCAACACTTCTCACGCGGCTATGAGATGTTCGCCTGGACAGCCGCGCCCATTTCATCCGGGCGGCCGCACTCCAGCAGTGACGCCGAACTGGTCTTTGACGGCGTCCATGACGGTTCCGAGGATCCCTGGAATTACAGCAGAAGCTGGTACGAGCGGCGCAAACGCGCACTCACCCTTGCAGCCCTGCCGGCGGAATCCTATGAACGCGGCCTGGAAGTGGGCTGCTCCATCGGGACGTTGACGGCGGAACTGGCTACGCGGTGCCGCAACCTTCTGGCGGTGGACGCGAGCGGAACCGCCGTGCGGCGGGCCAGCCAACGGCTGGAGAACAGGGCCGGGGTCCAGGTGGAGCAGCGCGTCCTGCCGGGAGCCTGGCCCCAGGGAACCTTTGACCTGCTGGTGGTTTCCGAAGTGGGCTACTATTTCGCGGTTAAGGAGCTGGCGCAGTTATGGGACCGGGTGGAAACGTCCCTGGAACCCGGCGGAATCCTTCTCCTGTGCCATTGGCGGCATCCCATCAACGGGTGGGAGCTGGATGGGGACACTGTCCACGCGCTCGCCAGACAACGACTGGGGTGGCGGACCGCAGGGCTGTACCAGGAACGCGACTTCGTGCTGGAAGTCCTCATTGCCCCCGACAATGCGGTGACGATATGA
- a CDS encoding glycerophosphodiester phosphodiesterase, with protein MTTDESVPQRPLVFAHRGSSGAFAEHTRAAYLQALADGADGVECDVHLTRDQHLVLLHDANLDRTSDGTGPVAERTLEELRQLDFSSWKGVRIPETYGARSEQLLTLPELLDILRGAGRPVKLAIELKHPSPYQLKLEDRVLEALRNEGWDPQSSTVDNVAVTFMSFSPDSIRHLLLSIPPQYICQLVDDLTIHEIRGGLGVGPLAGGAIANLMKATQLEGERILDDRDVGMAGPGIDYVRERPGTVRRWLDSGRRFRVWTVDSPEDVALCQDLGIHEITTNVPARVLDQLRLASPQGK; from the coding sequence ATGACAACTGACGAGTCCGTGCCGCAGCGGCCGCTGGTCTTTGCCCACCGCGGTTCAAGCGGCGCCTTTGCCGAACACACCCGCGCCGCCTACCTGCAGGCCTTGGCCGACGGGGCCGACGGGGTGGAGTGCGACGTCCACCTGACCCGGGACCAGCACCTGGTCCTGCTCCACGACGCCAACCTGGACCGCACGTCGGACGGGACAGGGCCGGTGGCGGAACGCACCCTGGAGGAGCTGCGCCAGCTGGACTTCTCGTCCTGGAAGGGAGTCCGCATCCCCGAAACGTACGGGGCGCGCTCGGAACAGCTCCTCACCCTTCCGGAACTGCTGGACATCCTCCGCGGAGCTGGGCGCCCCGTGAAACTCGCCATCGAGCTCAAGCATCCAAGCCCCTACCAGCTCAAACTCGAGGACCGGGTGCTGGAGGCGCTCCGCAACGAGGGCTGGGACCCGCAAAGTTCCACCGTGGACAACGTGGCCGTGACCTTCATGAGTTTCAGCCCGGATTCGATCCGCCACCTGCTTCTTTCCATCCCGCCGCAGTACATCTGCCAGCTGGTGGACGACCTCACCATCCACGAGATCCGGGGTGGACTGGGGGTTGGACCGCTCGCCGGCGGCGCCATCGCCAACCTGATGAAGGCAACGCAGCTGGAGGGCGAACGGATCCTGGACGACCGGGATGTGGGGATGGCCGGTCCCGGCATCGACTACGTCCGTGAACGTCCGGGCACCGTCCGCCGCTGGCTGGACTCGGGCCGCCGCTTCCGGGTGTGGACAGTGGACTCACCCGAGGACGTGGCGCTCTGCCAGGACCTGGGCATCCATGAGATCACCACCAACGTGCCGGCCCGTGTCCTTGACCAGCTCCGGCTTGCCTCGCCGCAGGGAAAGTAG
- a CDS encoding DUF445 domain-containing protein yields MQVNSEATTGPTTQEAPAEAAPKVGPGTPAAGAVVRSQLDAGDAEKAAALRKMKLLALSLLIAMAVIFVFAFALQKDYPWLQYVRAAAEGGMVGALADWFAVTALFKYPMGIKIPHTAIIPRRKDQIGASLGEFVETNFLSEQVVQDKLASVNIARRAGQWLSAPGGADRVAKEGAAAIRGAFRVLNDDDVQAVIEGMVRKHLLAPPWGPPVGRLAERIFHDGHHHTLVDLLVDRAADWVDENHDTVTHLVSDRSPTWVPQFVDGLVGDKVYLEILKFVRAVQADPRHQVRQSIDKYLNDLAQDLQHDPAMIARAEDIKAQVLGDPEVRELASRTWGTVKNALLGAVDDPDSELTIKFKAAVRDFGSRLVDDPELAGKVNAWIGDAAGYLVRTYRSDIAGVITDTVARWDAEETSQKIELQVGKDLQFIRINGTVVGSLAGLAIFTVAQLLFG; encoded by the coding sequence ATGCAGGTGAACTCTGAGGCAACTACCGGGCCAACCACGCAGGAAGCACCCGCCGAAGCAGCGCCGAAGGTGGGGCCCGGCACTCCGGCGGCAGGCGCCGTCGTACGCAGCCAGCTTGATGCCGGGGACGCCGAAAAAGCGGCAGCGCTGCGGAAGATGAAGCTGCTGGCACTGAGTCTGCTCATTGCCATGGCGGTGATTTTTGTCTTCGCGTTCGCCCTGCAGAAGGACTATCCGTGGCTGCAGTACGTGCGTGCGGCAGCCGAAGGCGGAATGGTGGGTGCGCTGGCGGACTGGTTCGCGGTGACGGCCCTGTTCAAGTACCCCATGGGCATCAAGATCCCGCACACCGCCATCATTCCCCGGCGAAAGGACCAGATCGGCGCCTCCCTGGGCGAGTTCGTTGAAACCAACTTCCTGTCCGAACAGGTGGTCCAGGACAAGCTGGCCAGCGTCAACATCGCCCGCCGGGCGGGGCAGTGGCTTTCTGCGCCCGGCGGTGCCGACCGGGTGGCGAAGGAGGGCGCAGCAGCGATCCGCGGCGCGTTCAGGGTTTTGAACGACGACGACGTCCAGGCCGTCATCGAGGGCATGGTGCGCAAGCACCTGCTGGCTCCGCCGTGGGGACCTCCCGTCGGCCGGCTCGCAGAGCGGATCTTCCATGACGGGCACCACCACACCCTGGTGGACCTGCTGGTGGACCGCGCGGCGGACTGGGTGGACGAGAACCACGACACCGTGACCCACCTGGTGTCCGACCGTTCCCCCACCTGGGTTCCGCAGTTCGTGGACGGGCTGGTGGGCGACAAGGTGTATCTCGAGATCCTGAAGTTTGTCCGGGCCGTGCAGGCCGACCCCCGGCACCAGGTGCGGCAGTCGATCGACAAGTACCTCAACGACCTGGCGCAGGACCTGCAGCATGACCCCGCGATGATTGCACGCGCAGAGGACATCAAGGCGCAGGTCCTGGGCGATCCCGAGGTGCGCGAACTCGCGTCCCGGACCTGGGGCACCGTGAAGAACGCGCTGCTGGGCGCTGTGGACGATCCTGACAGCGAGCTCACCATCAAGTTCAAGGCTGCGGTGCGTGACTTCGGGTCGCGCCTGGTGGACGACCCCGAACTGGCGGGGAAGGTCAACGCCTGGATTGGTGACGCGGCGGGTTACCTGGTGCGGACGTACCGCTCGGACATCGCCGGGGTCATTACGGACACGGTGGCTCGCTGGGATGCCGAGGAAACCTCACAGAAGATCGAACTCCAGGTGGGCAAGGACCTGCAGTTCATCCGCATCAACGGCACGGTGGTGGGGTCCCTGGCCGGCCTTGCAATCTTCACGGTGGCGCAGCTGCTGTTCGGCTAG
- a CDS encoding TetR/AcrR family transcriptional regulator — MSLAVARKPLRADAARNVDKIITAARRCFREFGPEVPLQTIATTAGVGPATLFRNFADKEELVLAALNRQLRLTVDPVMDGALADIDAAAGLLRVLEALMAAASDDANLLCAVAGRRELLTGITGSLMESMSVLLVRGQGQGSLRTDISMTDMFRLLAMLIGVVDTMEPGSDAWRRPLALVEDAIRTARPSRPLPVLVPVPAAAPAS; from the coding sequence ATGAGCCTCGCAGTCGCCCGCAAGCCCCTCCGCGCAGACGCAGCGCGGAATGTGGACAAGATCATCACGGCGGCGCGCCGGTGCTTTCGTGAGTTTGGCCCGGAAGTGCCGCTCCAGACCATCGCCACCACGGCCGGTGTTGGCCCGGCTACCCTGTTCCGCAACTTCGCGGACAAGGAGGAGCTGGTGCTTGCGGCGCTCAACCGGCAACTCCGCCTCACCGTAGACCCGGTCATGGACGGAGCCCTGGCCGACATTGATGCAGCCGCCGGGTTGCTCCGCGTCCTCGAAGCACTCATGGCAGCCGCCAGTGACGATGCGAACCTGTTGTGCGCTGTGGCAGGGCGGCGTGAGCTACTCACCGGAATCACGGGTTCACTCATGGAGTCCATGAGCGTCCTGCTGGTGCGCGGACAGGGTCAGGGCAGCCTGCGCACGGATATCTCCATGACGGACATGTTCCGGCTGCTCGCCATGCTGATCGGGGTGGTAGACACCATGGAGCCCGGCTCGGACGCCTGGCGCCGGCCGCTGGCGCTTGTCGAAGACGCCATCCGCACGGCCCGCCCGTCGCGCCCGCTTCCCGTGCTGGTGCCGGTCCCGGCCGCCGCGCCCGCTTCCTAG
- a CDS encoding DoxX family protein, whose protein sequence is MGALLLISAGKHFRDPGFYRDVVPGYLCRQDPSPGTDQSNRDQPNTDQRGTDQGNVDRSGMDRSSVDQGAAAQHPLAVLSRDEWIAVSGLLELAAAVGILLPPTRKLTATALTAMFTAFLAGHVDALVRAYGPAGSSRRRKIHTVRLPLQVPLILWAWSLRKPALPANRRGGRA, encoded by the coding sequence ATGGGAGCCCTCCTGCTGATAAGTGCAGGCAAGCATTTCCGGGATCCCGGCTTCTACCGGGACGTAGTTCCGGGCTATCTGTGCCGCCAGGATCCTTCGCCGGGCACCGATCAAAGTAACCGGGACCAGCCCAACACCGACCAACGCGGCACCGATCAGGGCAACGTGGACCGTAGCGGTATGGACCGTAGCAGTGTGGACCAAGGCGCCGCGGCCCAGCACCCGCTGGCCGTCCTGTCCCGGGACGAGTGGATTGCGGTGAGCGGCCTGCTGGAGTTGGCTGCCGCCGTCGGAATCCTGCTCCCGCCCACCCGGAAGCTGACGGCCACCGCCCTGACTGCCATGTTCACCGCGTTCCTGGCAGGACATGTGGACGCCCTGGTGCGCGCGTACGGCCCGGCCGGCTCATCCCGCCGCAGAAAGATCCACACCGTGCGGTTGCCGCTTCAGGTGCCCCTCATCCTGTGGGCCTGGAGCCTGCGGAAACCCGCCCTGCCTGCGAATCGACGCGGAGGGCGGGCGTGA
- a CDS encoding AzlD domain-containing protein, whose product MSLWIWLLIACLLAYAWKIVGYFVPAKFLEDPRTSRIAGTMTIGLLASLTVVNAVVSGQGLAADARLGALAVAAIALVLRAPFLVVVIAGAGTAALLRVLGWS is encoded by the coding sequence ATGAGCTTGTGGATTTGGCTCCTTATTGCCTGCCTGCTTGCCTACGCCTGGAAAATCGTAGGGTACTTCGTCCCCGCGAAATTCCTCGAGGATCCACGTACATCACGCATAGCAGGCACCATGACCATCGGACTGCTCGCGTCACTTACCGTGGTGAACGCGGTGGTGTCGGGCCAGGGCCTCGCCGCCGACGCGAGGCTGGGTGCGCTTGCCGTAGCCGCGATCGCCCTGGTGCTCCGGGCGCCGTTCCTGGTGGTGGTCATCGCCGGAGCCGGGACCGCCGCCCTTCTGCGGGTCCTGGGCTGGAGTTAG